A segment of the Chitinivibrionales bacterium genome:
GCGGTGCGGTCGAGATACGGCACGACCTTGACATCCGGCGGCAGAACTTTGGTGTTCAATTCTTCGACCTTCTGGTGGACGCCGGCGAGGACTTTTGAGGGATTCGCGCCAAGCAACAGCAGGGTGATACCCTCAACCGCGTCATCATTGTCGTCTTTGCCGAGAATACCCTGACGTTCAAGCACACCCATTTCCGCATGCCCGATGTCTTTCACGAAAACCGGCGCTCCATTTTTTTGCGTGATGACGATGTTGTTCAAATCGTCAACCTTGGTGATGGCACCCAAGCCACGCACGACGAAACCTTGTTCGCCGCGCACAATCAAACTGCCGCCGGAGTTGATGTTGTTCGCCGTAATCGCATTTTCAACCTGCGCCAGTGAAAGGTTATATTGCGCCAGTTTGTTCGGATCAACGAACACTTGGAATTGATAATTTTCACCGCCGAAAGGATTGACATCAATGACACCGGGCACTTGCTTGATGCGGGGCATGACCACCCAATTGTTCAAGTCACGCAGTTCTCGCGCATCACGCAGTTTTGATTCAACCGTGTAACGGTAAATTTCGCCGATGGGTGAAGTGGGTGAGTCCAGCCCCGCTTGCACTCCCGGCGGCAAGGTGACGTTGCCAATCTGGTCATACACACGCTGGCGCTCGAAGTAATAATCTGTGCCGTCGTTAAAAACCAAGGTGATCAACGACAACGCAAAGGTGCTTTTCGAGCGCATGACATGCAGGCCGGGAAGACCGTTCAGCTCGCGTTCCAAAGGAATGGTGATTTGCTGCTCCACTTCTTCGGCGGCGTGACCCGGATCTTGCGTGATGACCTGAATCGTCACCGCGCCGATGTCGGGATACGCCTCCACGTTCAGTTCCCGCAACGTGTAGAAACCAAAGATGGAGAGGCCGATGAACACGGCCAGCATCAGCGCGCGCCGACGCAGACAGAAGGCGACAAAACCGGCAATCATTGAAACAACACTCCTTCCTTTACAAGAATGTTTGCACCCGCATCAAGCCCGTCGGTGATGATGATTCGGTCGTCTTGTTGTGCGCCCACTTTCACTTCGCGCGGTTGGAGCACCCACGGTTTGACCTGTTCAAATACAAAGGCCGAGGTGCCGCTTTGCACCACAGCGGTCGCGGGCACAGTGACTTGCGTTTGCGGGAAACCGAGAAAATTCACCGTCGCAAACATGCCGGGCTTGAGGCGGCGTTCCGGGTTGTCAAAGGCGACGCGAACTTTCGCGACACGAATGTCGGGATCAATGAGGTCGCCAATGAACAAAATTTTTCCGGTGAAAGTTTCGCCGGGATAGGCTGCAATGGCCGCGCTGATTTCCTGTCCCTTCGTCAAGAATTGCAGGTCTTTTTCCTGCACGCTCGCCGTCACCCAGACCGTGGACAAATCGGCCACTGTCATCAAAGAAACGGTGTTGTCATTGCGAAATTCGCCGTGCGCGGAAGCCATGTCAACTACCTGCCCGGACAACGGAGAAAAAACCTGCAATGGCTGGCCGAGCTTGTCGGTTTCAGGATTGAAACCGTAAGCAAGCAATTGCTGAACCGCCGTGTCGAGATCAATTTTTGCGGATTCATAATCGCTCGTGGCCTGCTCCACGTCTTTTTGCGCGGCGATTTTGTTTTCCAAAAGTTCCTGCTGCCGTTTCAGCGCACGACGGGTCAGTTCCTCGACGCTTTTGGCCTTCACATAATTGTCCTGTGCCGCAAAAAAATCCGGCGATTGCAGCGAGGCCAGCAATTGTCCGTTGGTGACCGTGTCGCCAAGTTGCACATGTAATTTGATCAAACGTCCGGTCAACGGCGGAAAAACATTCGCGTATTTCTGCGGGTCGGCCTCCACCACCGCTGGCGCGGAAAGCCGGCTTTGGATTTTCTCCGCGCGCGCCGTGTCAAATTTCAACCGGTCGCGCAAAATGGATTGCTCCGGTATGACGACCAGGTCGCCCTGCCGCTCAAATTGGCTGGCTGGGGCGGCAGGTTCAGAACGCTTGCAACCAGTCAGGACGACAGCCAGCAACAGAAGCGGCATCCAGGCCACAAAGAAAATATATTTGGTCTTCGTTTT
Coding sequences within it:
- a CDS encoding efflux RND transporter permease subunit encodes the protein MIAGFVAFCLRRRALMLAVFIGLSIFGFYTLRELNVEAYPDIGAVTIQVITQDPGHAAEEVEQQITIPLERELNGLPGLHVMRSKSTFALSLITLVFNDGTDYYFERQRVYDQIGNVTLPPGVQAGLDSPTSPIGEIYRYTVESKLRDARELRDLNNWVVMPRIKQVPGVIDVNPFGGENYQFQVFVDPNKLAQYNLSLAQVENAITANNINSGGSLIVRGEQGFVVRGLGAITKVDDLNNIVITQKNGAPVFVKDIGHAEMGVLERQGILGKDDNDDAVEGITLLLLGANPSKVLAGVHQKVEELNTKVLPPDVKVVPYLDRTA
- a CDS encoding efflux RND transporter periplasmic adaptor subunit — translated: MKTKTKYIFFVAWMPLLLLAVVLTGCKRSEPAAPASQFERQGDLVVIPEQSILRDRLKFDTARAEKIQSRLSAPAVVEADPQKYANVFPPLTGRLIKLHVQLGDTVTNGQLLASLQSPDFFAAQDNYVKAKSVEELTRRALKRQQELLENKIAAQKDVEQATSDYESAKIDLDTAVQQLLAYGFNPETDKLGQPLQVFSPLSGQVVDMASAHGEFRNDNTVSLMTVADLSTVWVTASVQEKDLQFLTKGQEISAAIAAYPGETFTGKILFIGDLIDPDIRVAKVRVAFDNPERRLKPGMFATVNFLGFPQTQVTVPATAVVQSGTSAFVFEQVKPWVLQPREVKVGAQQDDRIIITDGLDAGANILVKEGVLFQ